In one window of Thermodesulfobacteriota bacterium DNA:
- the msrA gene encoding peptide-methionine (S)-S-oxide reductase MsrA: protein MEKEKKDIERAIFAAGCFWGIEETFRNVKGVLSTRVGYTGGKTENPTYKEVCTDTTGHAEAVEVTFDPGIVSYREILKVFWDIHDPTTMDRQGPDIGSQYRSAIFYADSYQERLAKESREELERSGLYRRPIVTEITPAAAFYPAEEYHQKYLMKRGLKYCG from the coding sequence ATGGAAAAGGAGAAAAAGGATATTGAAAGGGCGATCTTCGCGGCCGGCTGCTTCTGGGGCATCGAGGAGACCTTCAGGAACGTAAAAGGCGTTCTCTCGACCAGGGTCGGCTATACCGGCGGAAAAACCGAAAACCCCACATATAAAGAGGTCTGCACGGATACCACGGGCCATGCCGAGGCGGTGGAGGTCACATTTGACCCGGGGATCGTGAGCTACAGGGAGATTTTGAAGGTCTTCTGGGACATACACGATCCCACGACAATGGACAGGCAGGGGCCGGATATCGGGAGCCAGTACAGGTCCGCCATCTTCTATGCGGATAGCTACCAGGAAAGGCTCGCGAAGGAATCAAGGGAAGAGCTCGAAAGGTCCGGGCTCTACAGGAGGCCCATAGTCACGGAGATTACCCCGGCAGCGGCCTTTTATCCCGCCGAGGAATACCACCAGAAATACCTCATGAAGCGGGGGCTTAAGTACTGCGGCTGA
- a CDS encoding type II secretion system F family protein — protein MATYRYRAYDGKGKLSAGRMEASGRNDALQRLKGLGLHPVEVKEAEAQKRGRKVATGDLAIATRQLSTLLASGTSLTEALSVLAANTDSERLKDVFADVKEAVTGGSSLSEALFRHPRVFSPFYRGMVASGEASGSLDRMLPRLAAELESRARAITEIRAALAYPALMLLVGAGVLAFLFIFVIPKITRIFEDTGGSLPFITVLLIRSAELISGYWPVFIAFGVAAYFAFRRFSRSGRGRELIDDLALDLPFAGKLIAIFYLSAFTRTLGSLLAGGIQLLKALEITKEVVDHAAFRKAIDEASSDCAGGLALSTSLAKCGRIPPLVIHMIKVGEKSGSLDEVLLRAAEGYEAELQAGIKKTMSLVEPALILAMGAAVGFIVLAILLPIFELNQVMR, from the coding sequence ATGGCCACATACAGGTACAGGGCATATGACGGGAAGGGGAAGCTTTCCGCTGGGAGAATGGAGGCTTCAGGCAGGAACGACGCTCTCCAGCGCCTTAAGGGGCTGGGGCTCCACCCTGTCGAGGTAAAAGAAGCAGAGGCCCAAAAGAGGGGCCGGAAGGTAGCCACAGGTGACCTGGCAATCGCAACGCGCCAGCTATCGACGCTCCTGGCTTCAGGCACGAGCCTTACCGAAGCTCTCTCGGTCCTTGCTGCAAATACGGATAGCGAGCGCCTTAAGGACGTATTCGCGGATGTCAAGGAGGCCGTAACCGGAGGCAGCTCCCTTTCAGAGGCGCTCTTCAGGCATCCCCGGGTATTCAGCCCCTTTTACAGGGGCATGGTGGCCTCGGGCGAGGCGAGCGGCTCGCTGGACAGAATGCTCCCGCGGCTTGCCGCGGAGCTCGAATCAAGGGCAAGGGCCATAACGGAAATAAGGGCCGCCCTCGCCTACCCGGCTCTCATGCTCCTTGTGGGCGCGGGCGTGCTCGCGTTCCTCTTTATCTTTGTTATCCCCAAGATAACCCGCATATTCGAGGACACCGGAGGAAGCCTCCCGTTCATCACGGTCCTCCTTATCCGGAGCGCGGAACTCATCTCAGGCTACTGGCCTGTATTCATCGCGTTCGGAGTGGCGGCATATTTTGCATTCAGGAGGTTTTCAAGGTCCGGGCGTGGAAGGGAGCTTATCGATGACCTGGCGCTCGACCTGCCTTTTGCGGGGAAGCTCATCGCTATTTTCTATCTCTCGGCCTTTACGAGGACCCTCGGGAGCCTCCTCGCGGGCGGCATACAACTCCTGAAGGCACTTGAGATAACGAAAGAGGTCGTGGACCATGCGGCATTCAGGAAGGCCATCGACGAGGCGTCTTCCGACTGCGCGGGAGGCTTGGCGCTATCGACGAGCCTGGCCAAATGCGGACGCATCCCCCCGCTTGTAATCCATATGATAAAAGTAGGGGAAAAGAGCGGCAGCCTCGATGAGGTGCTCCTTCGCGCTGCCGAGGGCTATGAAGCCGAGCTGCAGGCCGGGATAAAAAAGACGATGAGCCTCGTTGAGCCAGCGCTCATCCTGGCGATGGGGGCCGCGGTGGGGTTCATAGTCCTGGCCATACTGCTCCCCATATTCGAGCTCAACCAGGTAATGAGGTAA
- the gspE gene encoding type II secretion system ATPase GspE — protein sequence MTGKNLPRINRIADEDMDASILSRFSLPFLKKNLVLPLRRRDGILPVAVSGLEAVFALNEIERTAGGPVTPVIAERQEILDAINRSFDRLSGSAKDVIDGLGSESLETLYSSWEEPKDLIDLGDEAPVIKLLNSLLFEAVRDRASDIHIEPYEKEVEVRFRVDGVLHPVLSPPKALQEALVSRVKIMAGLDIAEKRLPQDGKIRLLVAGKDIYVRVSIIPTSHGERAVLRLLDSKAEVIAFPRLGLDQGQARTLESLLSKNSGIILVTGPTGSGKTTTLYSALSRINSTERNIITIEDPVEYQLKGVGQMHVNPKIGLTFASGLRSILRQDPDVIMVGEIRDRETAEIAIQASLTGHLVLSTLHTNDTASSITRLVDMGIEPYLVSSSITGILAQRLVRVLCPDCRKEAAPGHEASLFKEPPGTLWTAAGCAKCLGTGYRGRVGIFEFLVPGPELRPLILRNQDAGTIKKAALAGGMRTMLEDGLGKACKGVTSVKEVLRVIQDED from the coding sequence ATGACCGGAAAGAATCTGCCCCGGATAAACCGCATTGCCGACGAGGACATGGACGCTTCCATCCTCAGCCGCTTCTCCCTCCCTTTCCTTAAAAAGAACCTGGTCCTGCCCCTCCGGAGAAGGGACGGCATCCTGCCAGTGGCGGTCTCCGGCCTTGAGGCGGTCTTTGCGCTCAACGAGATAGAGAGGACCGCCGGTGGGCCGGTCACGCCGGTTATCGCTGAGAGGCAGGAGATACTCGACGCGATAAACAGGTCGTTTGACAGGCTCTCCGGCTCGGCAAAGGACGTCATCGACGGGCTGGGCTCGGAAAGCCTCGAAACCCTCTACAGCAGCTGGGAGGAGCCGAAAGACCTTATCGACCTCGGGGACGAGGCGCCTGTAATAAAGCTTTTGAACTCCCTCCTCTTCGAGGCGGTGCGGGACCGGGCGAGCGACATACACATCGAGCCTTACGAGAAGGAGGTCGAGGTCCGCTTCAGGGTCGACGGCGTCCTCCATCCGGTCCTCTCCCCGCCCAAGGCGCTCCAGGAGGCGCTCGTAAGCCGCGTAAAGATCATGGCCGGGCTCGACATAGCGGAGAAGAGGCTTCCGCAGGACGGGAAGATCCGCCTCCTCGTAGCGGGCAAGGACATCTATGTAAGGGTCTCGATAATACCCACCTCCCACGGCGAAAGGGCGGTGTTGAGGCTCCTCGACAGCAAGGCCGAGGTCATCGCGTTCCCGAGGCTCGGCCTCGACCAGGGCCAGGCCCGCACGCTCGAATCGCTCCTTTCAAAGAATAGCGGCATAATCCTCGTGACCGGCCCTACAGGCTCGGGCAAGACCACCACGCTCTATTCGGCCCTTTCGCGCATAAACTCGACCGAAAGGAACATAATAACCATCGAAGACCCGGTCGAGTACCAGCTTAAGGGCGTGGGGCAGATGCACGTGAACCCGAAGATAGGCCTCACCTTCGCGAGCGGGCTCCGCTCCATACTCAGGCAGGACCCGGACGTCATCATGGTAGGCGAGATACGGGACAGAGAGACCGCGGAGATAGCGATACAGGCCTCCCTCACCGGGCATCTAGTCCTCTCGACCCTTCACACCAACGACACCGCAAGCTCGATAACAAGGCTCGTGGACATGGGGATAGAGCCTTATCTTGTGTCCTCGTCCATAACCGGCATCCTCGCCCAGAGGCTTGTAAGGGTGCTCTGCCCGGACTGCAGGAAGGAGGCCGCGCCCGGCCACGAGGCCTCCCTTTTCAAGGAGCCGCCCGGAACGCTCTGGACTGCCGCGGGCTGCGCCAAGTGCCTCGGCACCGGCTACAGGGGCAGGGTCGGAATATTCGAGTTTCTCGTGCCCGGCCCGGAGCTGCGCCCCCTCATACTCAGGAACCAGGACGCGGGCACGATAAAGAAGGCTGCCCTCGCCGGCGGCATGAGGACCATGCTCGAGGACGGGCTGGGAAAGGCTTGCAAGGGGGTTACGAGCGTAAAAGAGGTCTTGAGGGTCATACAGGACGAAGACTGA